From one Nonomuraea polychroma genomic stretch:
- a CDS encoding DUF418 domain-containing protein: protein MPREDLPQEPHSEGPAGHPGHRLPHDGPAASPDRPQTASPDRPQTASPASGQPATAALSSGRPRIIALDVLRGFTLCEILLANIQLIANDGTAVVTQPMGDWDPWLGLPTFSLLFGIGFSLLLDSAANRVPRPRLVLLRRLLALLAIGLVHMLLWPGEILTSYAIVGMLVLLPSTWLPRWAVAGLAATLVPAALIGGGGGALLIAGLFLLGSALVRYGVIEQIERSIRGPLLLGLVFAAGAASARWVQANVQTGAGTTQPSFTSTLADLLLTGVYVCALLVLLRTPLRSALRAVFAPLGRMALTNYLTATLLVLAASHILGLPIGQSLTAAYLTAGAILTAQWLFSILWLRRFRQGPLEWLWRWATWAHRPPLSRARK, encoded by the coding sequence ATGCCACGCGAAGATCTCCCCCAGGAACCGCACTCCGAGGGCCCGGCCGGCCACCCCGGCCACCGTCTCCCGCACGACGGACCCGCCGCCTCCCCCGATCGGCCCCAGACCGCCTCGCCCGATCGGCCCCAGACCGCCTCGCCCGCGTCCGGCCAGCCCGCGACCGCTGCGCTCTCCTCCGGTCGGCCCCGCATCATCGCGCTCGACGTGCTGCGCGGGTTCACGCTGTGCGAGATCCTGCTCGCCAACATCCAGCTGATAGCCAACGACGGCACCGCCGTTGTGACGCAGCCCATGGGCGACTGGGACCCCTGGCTCGGGCTCCCGACCTTCTCTCTGCTGTTCGGTATCGGGTTCTCACTTCTGCTGGACTCCGCCGCGAACCGCGTCCCCCGCCCACGGCTGGTCCTGCTGCGCCGGCTTCTGGCGCTGCTCGCGATCGGCCTCGTGCATATGCTGCTGTGGCCGGGCGAGATCCTGACCTCCTACGCCATCGTCGGCATGCTGGTGCTGCTGCCCTCGACCTGGCTGCCGCGGTGGGCCGTGGCCGGCCTCGCCGCCACGCTCGTCCCGGCGGCGCTGATCGGCGGCGGGGGCGGCGCTCTGCTGATTGCCGGGCTCTTCCTGCTGGGCTCGGCACTGGTCCGATACGGGGTGATCGAGCAGATCGAGCGGTCCATCCGAGGGCCGCTCCTGCTGGGCCTGGTCTTCGCGGCGGGGGCGGCCTCTGCCCGGTGGGTACAGGCCAACGTGCAAACCGGGGCGGGCACGACGCAGCCGTCCTTTACGTCCACCCTGGCCGATCTGCTGCTCACCGGTGTGTACGTGTGTGCCCTGCTGGTCCTGCTCAGAACGCCGCTGCGATCGGCGCTGCGGGCCGTCTTCGCGCCACTGGGCCGGATGGCACTGACCAATTATCTGACCGCCACACTCCTCGTCCTGGCGGCCAGTCACATCCTCGGCCTGCCGATCGGCCAATCCTTGACGGCGGCGTACCTGACCGCGGGAGCCATCCTCACGGCCCAGTGGCTGTTCTCCATCCTCTGGCTGCGCCGCTTCCGTCAGGGCCCGCTCGAGTGGCTCTGGCGCTGGGCCACCTGGGCCCACCGCCCGCCCCTCAGCCGGGCCAGGAAGTGA
- a CDS encoding FHA domain-containing protein, whose translation MHSTILIQMAAAPTGDRPYSLELAPGEQAFFGRGTPGSPVDVMLDDPAVSRQAGKIVAVGDYWLLSNLSTSKTYVVENPEGGGEFVKVPPGRMGAPIPFEFSRVCLPAVDGTVSFLVFAPQHVHVPSSHADGGAATQVAYPLDQNAKYFRILVALCEPRLRDPSTSRIPTIPEIIERLPDLGLSRTAIGFHIGYLAENKLHVKGPQGGEGKADWQRHALVSLALKFNLVTSDHLALLPMLGP comes from the coding sequence ATGCACAGCACGATCTTGATCCAGATGGCGGCGGCACCGACCGGCGACCGGCCGTACTCGCTGGAGCTCGCGCCTGGAGAGCAGGCGTTCTTCGGGCGCGGGACTCCCGGCTCCCCAGTGGACGTCATGCTGGACGACCCCGCGGTCTCCCGCCAGGCCGGCAAGATCGTCGCAGTGGGCGATTACTGGCTGCTCTCCAACCTCAGCACGTCGAAGACGTACGTCGTGGAGAACCCTGAGGGGGGCGGGGAGTTCGTGAAGGTACCGCCGGGCCGGATGGGTGCGCCGATCCCGTTCGAGTTCTCCCGGGTGTGCCTGCCCGCAGTCGACGGCACGGTCTCGTTCCTGGTGTTCGCACCGCAGCACGTGCATGTGCCGTCATCCCACGCGGACGGCGGGGCGGCCACGCAGGTCGCCTACCCCCTCGACCAGAACGCCAAGTATTTCCGCATCCTTGTGGCGCTGTGTGAGCCGCGCCTGCGCGACCCGTCGACCTCACGCATACCGACGATCCCCGAGATCATCGAAAGACTCCCGGACCTGGGGTTGAGCCGCACCGCCATCGGCTTCCACATCGGTTACCTGGCGGAGAACAAGCTACATGTCAAAGGGCCGCAGGGCGGCGAGGGCAAGGCCGACTGGCAGCGCCACGCTCTGGTCTCCCTCGCCCTGAAGTTCAACCTGGTGACCAGCGACCACCTGGCCCTGCTGCCGATGCTCGGGCCCTGA
- a CDS encoding serine/threonine-protein kinase gives MTAPSHAGRYRIEQLIGVGGFATVHLAHDDELRSPVAVKILAENWARQTDVRERFLQEARLLRRADSHLLVQVFDLGELDDGRPYFVMTYADRGTLEERLAGRLFAIDETLGLVHDICQGVAVLHSIGVVHRDLKPSNVLFCSRPEGGERVMVADLGIARSTDHLSGLTLPAGSPGYQAPEQLYFDGAPDARADVHGLGALTYHMLTGQVPAKPEQRVPPSALRPEVPEAIDAVVMRALDPDREARWSDATAYAVALSSSTVTPPENPPGAVPPGAVPPENELPREGRRRGRRIAIAGGTAAAVVAAVAVTAVVVNSAQTPDSPGGTDATASPPPATTDTSTWLRDDSDIPRQYRGPIVQAGTYCELPGLSPALIAAMLKAESGYDPDLSDPENNEYGIARWTPEVLWHWQQGGLQSPKPTPPLSPEPSIVSMGRFMCTLGPRVQDLPGEPALKLAALYRSGVDPLKRAGGIPERWREYTEKVSRYMRDYQPA, from the coding sequence ATGACGGCTCCTTCCCACGCAGGTCGTTACCGGATCGAGCAGCTCATCGGCGTCGGGGGTTTCGCCACCGTCCATCTGGCCCACGACGACGAGTTGCGCTCGCCGGTGGCGGTCAAGATCCTCGCAGAGAACTGGGCCCGGCAGACCGACGTGCGCGAGCGCTTCCTCCAGGAGGCGCGGCTGCTGCGCAGGGCCGACTCCCACCTGCTCGTGCAGGTCTTCGACCTCGGCGAGCTTGACGACGGCAGGCCGTACTTCGTGATGACGTACGCCGACCGCGGCACCCTGGAGGAGCGCCTGGCCGGCCGGTTGTTCGCCATAGACGAGACGCTCGGCCTGGTGCACGACATCTGCCAGGGCGTGGCCGTGCTGCACAGCATCGGCGTCGTGCACCGCGACCTGAAACCGTCGAACGTGCTGTTCTGCTCGCGGCCGGAGGGCGGTGAGCGGGTGATGGTTGCCGACCTCGGCATCGCCAGGTCCACCGACCACCTGAGTGGGCTGACGCTGCCCGCGGGCTCGCCCGGCTACCAGGCCCCCGAGCAGCTCTACTTCGACGGGGCGCCGGACGCGCGCGCCGACGTGCACGGCCTGGGGGCGCTGACGTACCACATGCTCACCGGCCAGGTGCCCGCCAAACCGGAGCAGCGGGTGCCACCGAGCGCGCTGCGGCCCGAGGTGCCGGAGGCGATCGACGCCGTGGTGATGCGTGCCCTGGATCCCGACAGGGAAGCGCGCTGGAGCGACGCCACCGCCTACGCCGTGGCCCTGTCGTCGTCGACCGTCACCCCGCCGGAGAACCCGCCCGGAGCGGTCCCGCCCGGAGCGGTCCCGCCCGAGAATGAGCTGCCGCGCGAGGGTCGCAGGCGGGGGCGGCGGATCGCGATCGCCGGCGGCACGGCGGCAGCCGTCGTGGCCGCAGTGGCCGTCACCGCCGTGGTCGTCAACAGCGCCCAGACCCCCGATTCGCCCGGCGGTACCGATGCGACGGCGAGCCCGCCGCCCGCGACCACCGATACCAGCACCTGGCTGCGCGACGACTCCGACATCCCCCGCCAGTATCGTGGGCCGATCGTGCAGGCGGGCACGTACTGCGAGCTGCCCGGCCTGAGCCCCGCCCTGATCGCCGCGATGCTCAAGGCCGAGTCGGGCTACGACCCCGACCTGTCCGATCCGGAGAATAACGAGTACGGCATCGCCAGGTGGACGCCCGAGGTGCTGTGGCACTGGCAGCAGGGCGGCCTGCAGAGCCCGAAGCCCACGCCGCCGCTCAGCCCCGAGCCGTCGATCGTGTCCATGGGGCGGTTCATGTGCACCCTTGGCCCTCGGGTCCAGGATCTGCCCGGCGAGCCCGCGCTCAAGCTCGCCGCCCTCTACCGCAGCGGCGTCGACCCGCTGAAACGGGCCGGCGGCATCCCCGAGCGGTGGCGCGAATACACCGAAAAGGTCTCTCGCTACATGCGCGACTACCAGCCGGCCTGA
- a CDS encoding type II toxin-antitoxin system VapC family toxin encodes MLVIDASVVINALTDDGEAGRAARKAIMTDPTWIAPGHMPSEVAHVITRLVRQELISQARGRSAFEALAQTEIELADIRPLLPRIWQLRGNIKAHDAAYVALAEMEGCTLVTSDAKLAGLPVGIGCDIRLV; translated from the coding sequence GTGCTCGTGATCGATGCGTCTGTCGTGATCAACGCGCTGACTGACGACGGAGAAGCCGGTCGCGCTGCCCGTAAGGCGATCATGACCGATCCCACCTGGATCGCACCCGGCCACATGCCGAGCGAAGTCGCCCACGTCATCACCCGCCTCGTCAGGCAAGAACTGATCAGCCAAGCACGTGGGCGGAGCGCCTTCGAAGCGCTTGCCCAGACGGAGATCGAATTGGCCGACATCCGGCCTCTTCTGCCCCGTATCTGGCAACTGCGGGGCAACATCAAGGCCCATGACGCCGCCTACGTGGCCCTGGCCGAAATGGAGGGCTGCACCTTGGTGACCAGCGATGCGAAGCTCGCCGGCCTCCCCGTGGGCATCGGGTGCGACATTCGCCTCGTGTAA
- a CDS encoding DUF72 domain-containing protein, whose amino-acid sequence MGRILVGTASWTDKTLLASGWYPDDVTSAQERLSFYASRFPLVEVDSSYYSPPAESTVSLWRDRTPAGFTFDIKAFSLLTQHPTKPTALYKDLRERLGEAPKQNLYLRDLDPQMVDHVWDRFLAALAPLHETSRLGAILFQFPRWFPISKRNKQYILECKARCDPLRISVEFRNHTWMSKENQAETLDFLTSYGLPYVSVDMPQGYPDSVPPVLAATADLAVVRFHGHSEKWTSKDVHERFGYLYQEKELQEWAPKLRRLAEDAEQTHVLMNNCYRDYAQINAAQLARLIPLE is encoded by the coding sequence ATGGGTCGCATCCTGGTGGGCACCGCCTCGTGGACCGACAAGACCCTGCTGGCCTCGGGGTGGTACCCCGACGACGTCACCTCCGCCCAGGAGAGACTGAGCTTCTACGCGAGCCGGTTTCCCCTGGTGGAGGTGGACTCGTCCTACTACTCACCACCCGCGGAAAGCACGGTATCGCTCTGGCGTGACCGGACCCCTGCCGGCTTCACCTTCGACATCAAGGCGTTCTCCCTGCTGACCCAGCACCCGACCAAGCCGACAGCGCTGTACAAGGACCTGCGCGAACGGCTGGGAGAAGCCCCGAAGCAGAACCTCTACCTACGCGACCTGGACCCCCAGATGGTCGATCACGTATGGGACCGCTTCCTCGCGGCCCTGGCCCCGCTGCACGAAACGAGCCGGCTGGGCGCGATCCTGTTCCAGTTTCCGCGCTGGTTCCCCATCAGCAAGCGCAACAAGCAGTACATCCTGGAGTGCAAGGCCCGCTGCGATCCGCTGCGCATCTCCGTCGAGTTCCGCAACCACACCTGGATGAGCAAGGAGAACCAGGCCGAGACGCTGGACTTCCTGACCTCCTACGGCCTGCCGTACGTGAGCGTGGACATGCCCCAGGGCTACCCCGACTCCGTGCCGCCCGTCCTCGCCGCCACGGCAGACCTGGCCGTGGTGCGCTTCCATGGCCATTCGGAGAAATGGACCAGCAAGGACGTCCACGAGCGGTTCGGCTACCTCTACCAGGAGAAGGAACTGCAGGAATGGGCGCCCAAACTACGGCGCCTGGCCGAGGACGCCGAGCAGACCCACGTCCTCATGAACAACTGCTACCGCGACTACGCCCAGATCAACGCCGCCCAGCTGGCCCGCCTGATCCCGCTCGAATGA
- a CDS encoding xylulokinase — protein MTLVAGVDSSTQSCKVVIRDAETGALVRQGRAPHPDGTEVHPSHWWAALLRAIEEAGGLDGVAAISVAGQQHGMVCLDESGNVVRDALLWNDTRSAQAALDLIAELGGPQAWADAVGSVPVASFTVTKLRWLAEHEPSSARRTAAVCLPHDWLTWRLAGALASGVPFSREAWQDAPAPPLSHLTTDRGDASGTGYWSPFTGAYRTDLLKAAFGAAPLLPRVLGPADEVIGGEGILIAPGTGDNMAAALGVGAKSGDVVVSLGTSGTVFAVAETPSADPTGAVAGFADATGRFLPLVCTLNAARVMDAAARITGVGLDDLSNLALQAPPGADGLTLVPYLEGERTPNRPTATGSIHGLTLSTSTPAHLARAAIEGMLCGLADALDALAMRPERVLLIGGAARSDAVRRIAPTIFGVPITVPPPAEYVANGAAYQAATLVTTPDWQSEDTETYEGEAVPEIRHRYARATAHILD, from the coding sequence GTGACGCTGGTCGCTGGAGTCGATTCTTCGACGCAGAGTTGCAAGGTCGTCATTCGTGACGCGGAGACGGGCGCGCTGGTGCGGCAGGGCCGGGCGCCGCATCCGGACGGCACGGAGGTGCACCCGTCGCACTGGTGGGCGGCGTTGCTGCGGGCCATCGAGGAGGCCGGCGGGCTGGACGGCGTGGCGGCCATCAGCGTCGCCGGGCAGCAGCACGGCATGGTCTGCCTGGACGAGTCCGGAAATGTCGTACGCGACGCCCTCCTCTGGAACGACACCCGCTCCGCCCAGGCCGCCCTCGACCTGATCGCGGAGCTGGGCGGTCCACAGGCGTGGGCGGACGCGGTCGGTTCGGTGCCGGTGGCCTCGTTCACGGTCACCAAGCTGCGGTGGCTGGCCGAGCACGAGCCTTCCAGCGCCCGGCGTACGGCGGCGGTGTGCCTGCCGCACGACTGGCTCACGTGGCGGCTCGCGGGCGCGCTCGCCTCTGGTGTGCCCTTCTCCCGGGAAGCCTGGCAGGACGCCCCGGCCCCGCCCCTCTCCCACCTCACCACGGACCGGGGCGACGCCTCGGGCACCGGCTACTGGTCGCCTTTTACCGGTGCGTACCGTACGGACCTGCTGAAGGCCGCCTTCGGAGCGGCGCCACTACTGCCCCGGGTGCTGGGCCCGGCGGACGAGGTCATCGGTGGTGAGGGGATTCTGATCGCCCCCGGGACAGGTGACAACATGGCCGCGGCCCTCGGCGTCGGCGCCAAGTCCGGTGACGTCGTGGTGTCGCTCGGCACCTCCGGCACCGTCTTCGCGGTCGCGGAGACACCCAGCGCCGACCCCACGGGCGCGGTCGCCGGCTTCGCCGACGCGACGGGACGCTTCCTCCCCCTGGTATGCACCCTCAACGCCGCCAGAGTCATGGACGCGGCCGCCCGCATCACCGGCGTCGGCCTCGACGATCTGAGCAACCTGGCCCTCCAGGCACCCCCGGGGGCCGACGGTCTGACGCTGGTTCCCTACCTGGAGGGCGAGCGCACCCCCAACCGCCCCACCGCGACCGGCTCCATCCACGGTCTGACCCTGTCCACCTCAACCCCGGCCCACCTGGCCCGGGCGGCCATCGAGGGCATGCTGTGCGGCCTGGCCGACGCCCTGGACGCGCTGGCCATGCGCCCCGAGCGGGTGCTCCTGATCGGCGGCGCCGCCCGCTCGGATGCCGTCCGCCGCATCGCCCCCACGATCTTCGGCGTCCCCATCACGGTGCCGCCACCGGCCGAATACGTCGCCAACGGCGCCGCGTACCAGGCCGCCACCCTCGTCACCACCCCGGACTGGCAGTCGGAGGACACGGAGACCTACGAAGGCGAGGCCGTCCCGGAAATCCGCCACCGCTACGCCCGCGCCACCGCCCACATCCTCGACTGA
- the xylA gene encoding xylose isomerase has protein sequence MYEPTPDDRFTFGLWTVGWQARDPFGDATRAPLDPVESVHRLAELGAYGVTFHDDDLLAVEADRDRAIAAFRKALAETGLKVPMATTNLFTHPVFRDGAFTSNDRDVRRYALRKVMRNLDLAASLGARTYVCWGGREGAESDAAKDVRAALARYKEALDLLCGYVRERGYDIRFAIEPKPNEPRGDILLPTIGHALAFIGELEHPDMVGLNPEVGHEQMAGLNFVHGIAQALWHGKLFHIDLNGQHGPRFDQDLIFGHGDVMSAFFLVDLLEHGGYDGPRHFDYKPLRTEDPSDVWVSAAANMRTYLILREKARTFRADPEVRDALRASRVEELALPSLNRGETLADLAGDDFDPDAAAQRGYHFTHLNQLALEHLLGVRG, from the coding sequence ATGTACGAGCCAACCCCTGATGATCGATTCACGTTCGGTCTGTGGACGGTCGGCTGGCAGGCACGCGACCCGTTCGGGGATGCCACCCGGGCGCCTCTCGATCCCGTGGAGAGCGTGCACCGGCTGGCGGAGCTCGGAGCCTATGGCGTCACTTTCCACGACGACGACCTGCTCGCCGTCGAGGCGGATCGCGATCGGGCGATCGCGGCCTTCCGGAAAGCGCTCGCCGAGACCGGGCTGAAAGTGCCCATGGCCACCACCAACCTGTTCACGCACCCCGTCTTCCGTGACGGCGCGTTCACCAGCAACGACCGCGACGTGCGGCGATACGCCCTGCGCAAGGTGATGCGCAACCTCGACCTGGCCGCCTCGCTGGGCGCCCGCACATACGTGTGCTGGGGCGGGCGCGAGGGCGCCGAGTCCGACGCGGCCAAGGACGTGCGGGCCGCGCTCGCCCGCTACAAGGAGGCCCTCGACCTGCTGTGCGGGTACGTGCGCGAGCGCGGCTACGACATCCGCTTCGCCATCGAGCCGAAGCCCAACGAGCCGCGGGGCGACATCCTGCTGCCGACGATCGGGCACGCGCTGGCGTTCATCGGCGAGCTCGAACATCCCGACATGGTGGGGCTCAACCCTGAGGTCGGCCACGAGCAGATGGCCGGGCTCAACTTCGTGCACGGCATAGCGCAGGCGTTGTGGCACGGCAAGCTGTTCCACATCGACCTCAACGGTCAGCACGGGCCGCGCTTCGACCAGGACCTGATCTTCGGGCACGGCGACGTGATGAGCGCCTTCTTCCTGGTGGACCTGCTGGAGCACGGTGGCTACGACGGACCACGCCACTTCGACTACAAGCCGCTGCGTACGGAGGACCCCTCCGACGTGTGGGTGTCGGCGGCGGCCAACATGCGGACCTACCTGATCCTGCGGGAGAAAGCGCGCACCTTCCGGGCCGACCCGGAGGTCCGTGACGCCCTGCGGGCCTCGCGGGTCGAGGAGCTCGCCCTGCCCTCGCTCAACCGCGGTGAGACGCTGGCCGATCTGGCCGGGGACGACTTCGATCCCGACGCAGCCGCTCAGCGCGGATACCATTTCACGCATCTCAACCAGCTGGCGCTGGAGCACTTGTTAGGAGTTCGTGGGTGA
- a CDS encoding MarR family winged helix-turn-helix transcriptional regulator, whose protein sequence is MTRWLDKDEQQTWRRLLAATQLINEALDRQLQRDANMPHAYYVILVRLSEAPGRAMRMSELAASAQSSQSRLSHAVARLEERGWVRRERSPSDRRGNVAVLTDEGYAALAAAAPGHVEEVRRTLFDVLKPEQVRELDEICSAIVSAADGNVSAAGGNTLER, encoded by the coding sequence GTGACGAGATGGCTGGATAAGGACGAGCAACAGACTTGGCGGAGGTTGCTGGCGGCGACGCAGCTGATCAACGAGGCGCTCGATCGCCAGCTCCAGCGGGACGCGAACATGCCGCACGCCTACTACGTGATCCTCGTACGCCTGTCCGAGGCGCCCGGCCGGGCGATGCGGATGAGCGAGCTGGCCGCCAGCGCGCAGAGCTCCCAGAGCCGCCTCTCGCACGCGGTGGCGCGTCTGGAGGAGCGCGGCTGGGTGCGCCGCGAGCGGTCGCCGTCCGACCGCCGCGGCAACGTGGCCGTGCTCACCGACGAGGGGTACGCCGCGCTCGCCGCCGCCGCTCCCGGGCACGTGGAGGAGGTGCGGCGGACCCTGTTCGACGTGCTCAAGCCCGAGCAGGTACGCGAGCTGGACGAGATCTGTTCGGCCATCGTTTCCGCGGCCGACGGGAACGTTTCCGCGGCCGGAGGGAACACGCTGGAGCGATAG
- a CDS encoding VOC family protein: MPVHRLNHAVLYVRDVERSVAFYQEALGFQVVMGMKGAAFLQAPGSTNDHDLGLFEIGENAAASPAGHTSVGLYHLAWEVDTLDELERVAAKLAELGALVGASDHSTTKALYAKDPDGLEFEVSWLVPAALLTDETRAARATIRPLDLSADKERYGAQTRGGVGVSIPA, translated from the coding sequence ATGCCGGTCCATCGGCTCAACCACGCGGTGCTTTACGTCCGTGACGTGGAGCGCAGCGTCGCCTTCTATCAGGAGGCCCTCGGCTTCCAGGTCGTGATGGGCATGAAGGGCGCCGCCTTCCTGCAGGCTCCCGGCTCGACGAACGATCACGACCTGGGCCTGTTCGAGATCGGCGAGAACGCCGCGGCGTCGCCGGCCGGCCACACCTCCGTGGGTCTCTACCACCTGGCCTGGGAGGTCGACACCCTCGACGAGCTGGAGCGGGTCGCGGCCAAGCTGGCCGAGCTCGGCGCGCTGGTCGGCGCGTCCGACCACAGCACCACCAAGGCGCTGTACGCCAAGGACCCCGACGGGCTGGAGTTCGAGGTGTCATGGCTGGTGCCGGCCGCGCTGCTGACCGACGAGACCCGGGCCGCCCGCGCCACGATCCGCCCGCTCGACCTCAGCGCCGACAAGGAGCGGTACGGCGCCCAGACGCGGGGCGGCGTGGGCGTGTCCATCCCGGCCTGA
- a CDS encoding TIGR04013 family B12-binding domain/radical SAM domain-containing protein, with protein MADVSVVVRYRKAVTYGVHALLAALETAKVEHDLRLGTTPEETAEHINASEADRVLVLWSFYSPDAEAMAAELATVKALSGGRGLHIAGGVHATAEPQQVIDAGWDLAGIGEGESTIIALVRALQEDQPLTTVPGLAIKDADGVALRTRPAPQLPLDTFPSFLGRKGPIEITRGCRYTCRFCQTPFMFGGQFRHRSVASVREHVRGMVDRGLRDIRFITPTSLSYGSPGPDPDLGAVEELLAGVKEELPPHGRVFFGSFPSEVRPEHVTPEAMRLLKRYVANDNLIIGAQSGSDKVLAASGRGHDTSPVRDAVRIAVEHGFRPNVDFIFGMPGEDEADQAASIRLAADLADLGARIHTHTFMPLPGTPWRDAEPAFIPLTTMRELDRLAQRGDAYGHWRKQAEHSARLAETAKAYPRRARRRRTG; from the coding sequence GTGGCTGACGTCAGTGTGGTGGTCCGATACCGCAAGGCGGTGACGTACGGTGTGCACGCGCTGCTCGCCGCCCTGGAGACCGCGAAGGTCGAGCACGACCTGCGGCTGGGCACCACCCCCGAGGAGACCGCCGAGCACATCAACGCCAGCGAGGCCGACCGGGTGCTGGTGCTCTGGTCCTTCTACTCGCCGGACGCCGAGGCCATGGCGGCCGAGCTGGCCACGGTCAAGGCGCTGAGCGGCGGCCGGGGACTGCACATCGCGGGCGGCGTGCACGCGACGGCCGAGCCGCAGCAGGTCATCGACGCCGGCTGGGACCTCGCGGGGATCGGCGAAGGCGAGTCGACGATCATCGCGCTGGTCCGGGCGCTGCAGGAGGACCAGCCGCTCACGACGGTCCCCGGGCTGGCGATCAAGGACGCGGACGGGGTGGCGCTGCGTACCCGGCCGGCGCCGCAATTGCCTCTGGACACGTTCCCCTCCTTCCTCGGCAGGAAGGGACCGATCGAGATCACCCGCGGTTGCCGTTACACGTGCCGCTTCTGTCAGACACCGTTCATGTTCGGCGGCCAGTTCCGGCACCGGTCGGTCGCGAGCGTGCGCGAGCACGTGCGCGGCATGGTGGACCGGGGCCTGCGCGACATCCGGTTCATCACACCGACCTCGCTCTCCTACGGCTCCCCCGGCCCCGACCCCGATCTCGGCGCGGTGGAGGAGCTGCTGGCCGGGGTCAAGGAGGAGCTGCCGCCGCACGGGCGGGTGTTCTTCGGGAGCTTCCCGTCGGAGGTCCGCCCCGAGCATGTCACGCCGGAGGCGATGCGGCTGCTCAAACGGTACGTGGCCAACGACAACCTGATCATCGGCGCCCAGTCGGGATCGGACAAGGTGCTGGCGGCCTCGGGGCGCGGGCACGACACCTCACCGGTGCGCGACGCGGTCAGGATCGCGGTCGAGCACGGATTCCGGCCCAATGTCGACTTCATCTTCGGGATGCCCGGCGAGGACGAGGCGGACCAGGCCGCGTCAATCAGGCTGGCCGCCGACCTGGCCGATCTCGGAGCCCGCATCCACACTCACACGTTCATGCCGCTGCCCGGCACGCCGTGGCGGGACGCCGAGCCGGCGTTCATCCCGCTCACGACCATGCGGGAGCTCGACCGGCTGGCGCAGCGCGGTGACGCGTACGGGCATTGGCGCAAGCAGGCCGAGCACTCGGCGCGGCTGGCCGAGACGGCCAAGGCCTACCCCCGGCGGGCGCGGCGGCGGCGTACCGGCTAG
- a CDS encoding MFS transporter, with amino-acid sequence MLVKKLYAYTFLGEFILLYPVYALLFTDTGLSVAEISSLFVIWSVTGMVLEVPSGAWADAVSRRLLLCLGPLLAGAGFALWTLVPSYWAFAVGFVLWGAEGALVSGAFEALSYEELERLGQEDRYATVMGRAESVGLVAVAAAMGLAMPVFAAGGYVAVGAASVLACVLCAATALTLPEHRTSAAAATEMSYFAVLRAGITEARSDRKVLNALLLLSFVTAIWGALEEYIPLLGAETGLSKTAIQLVIFVVWIGATAGGLLAGAAQRMPARGYALTIGAAAAAMAAGALSGHPAGFALIAVAFGAFQMTGVVADARLQERIKGPARATVTSVAGLGENLVTLAAYTAYAAASAGLTHGATFALLTAPYVLIALLVLKPDQ; translated from the coding sequence ATGCTCGTCAAGAAGCTGTACGCCTATACGTTCCTAGGCGAATTCATCCTGCTCTACCCGGTGTATGCGTTGCTGTTCACCGACACCGGGTTGTCCGTCGCCGAGATCTCGTCGTTGTTCGTCATCTGGTCGGTGACGGGCATGGTGCTGGAGGTCCCGTCCGGCGCGTGGGCCGACGCGGTGTCCCGGCGTCTGCTCCTGTGCCTCGGCCCGCTCCTGGCCGGCGCCGGCTTCGCCCTGTGGACTCTCGTCCCCTCCTACTGGGCGTTCGCCGTCGGCTTCGTCTTGTGGGGCGCCGAGGGCGCCCTCGTCTCCGGCGCCTTCGAAGCCCTCTCCTATGAGGAGTTGGAGCGCCTCGGCCAGGAGGACCGGTACGCCACGGTCATGGGCCGGGCCGAATCCGTCGGTCTCGTCGCGGTCGCGGCGGCTATGGGTCTGGCCATGCCGGTCTTCGCGGCCGGCGGCTATGTCGCCGTGGGGGCGGCCAGCGTCCTGGCGTGCGTCCTGTGCGCGGCCACGGCTCTGACGCTCCCCGAGCACCGGACATCCGCCGCCGCCGCGACGGAGATGAGCTATTTCGCGGTGCTCCGAGCGGGGATCACGGAGGCCCGCTCGGACCGGAAGGTGCTCAACGCGCTCCTGCTCCTCTCCTTCGTGACGGCCATCTGGGGAGCCCTGGAGGAGTACATCCCCCTCCTCGGGGCGGAGACGGGGTTGTCCAAGACCGCCATCCAGCTGGTGATCTTCGTGGTCTGGATCGGCGCCACGGCCGGCGGCCTCCTGGCGGGCGCGGCGCAGCGTATGCCCGCCCGTGGGTACGCCCTGACGATCGGGGCGGCGGCCGCCGCCATGGCGGCCGGGGCGCTGAGCGGGCATCCTGCCGGTTTCGCGTTGATCGCCGTGGCGTTCGGGGCGTTCCAGATGACCGGGGTGGTGGCCGACGCGCGCCTCCAGGAGCGGATCAAGGGTCCGGCTCGGGCCACCGTGACGTCGGTCGCCGGTCTGGGGGAGAACCTGGTCACGCTGGCGGCATACACGGCCTACGCGGCCGCTTCGGCGGGGCTGACGCACGGCGCCACGTTCGCCCTCCTGACGGCGCCGTATGTGCTCATCGCCTTACTCGTACTGAAGCCCGATCAGTAG